A single window of Eisenibacter elegans DSM 3317 DNA harbors:
- the hutH gene encoding histidine ammonia-lyase — MFAYGIDTLTVAKALALRDGSLKGHLPAAARENLLRSQAQVAAIVAAGVRVYGINTGFGPLCDTLISADQTRELQHNLLKSHSVGVGTPLKPSLVRLMLLTKVQALAQGYSGVQLSTVERILWHLEADVLPVVPEKGSVGASGDLAPLAHLFLPLIGLGEVYHQGERMPTAAALQQHGLAPLQLSAKEGLGLINGTQFILAHAIEGVERLHRALEWADMIGALSVEALMGSAKPFDARLHALRPFEGNRLVAQRLSRLLEGSAIVSAHADCDRVQDPYSLRCMPQVHGASRQAWLQLKQLTTIELNAVTDNPVVLSAEEAISGGNFHGQPLALPLDYATLAAAELGNIADRRCYLMLEGRYGLPKLLLKETGLNSGFMIPQYTTAALVSENKSLCFPASADSIPTSLGQEDHVSMGSISGRKLHQVLDNLAFIQAIELLYAAQALEFRRPLQSTAPLESLMQLVRQQVPFATKDEVLYESIQALYGYLQSTEAQQWIAQWQGLNEGFEEFFI, encoded by the coding sequence ATGTTTGCATACGGAATCGACACCTTGACAGTAGCCAAGGCTTTGGCCTTGCGCGATGGAAGCTTAAAGGGGCATTTGCCTGCGGCTGCTCGCGAAAACCTTTTGCGCAGCCAAGCCCAAGTAGCGGCGATTGTAGCAGCTGGCGTGCGGGTCTATGGCATCAATACTGGCTTTGGGCCACTTTGCGACACCCTCATCTCAGCTGACCAAACCCGCGAACTACAACACAACCTGCTCAAAAGCCATAGTGTAGGGGTAGGCACGCCCTTAAAACCTTCTCTGGTACGGCTGATGCTGCTCACCAAAGTACAGGCTTTGGCACAAGGCTATTCTGGAGTGCAACTCAGTACAGTAGAGCGGATTTTGTGGCATCTGGAGGCTGATGTGCTGCCTGTAGTTCCGGAGAAAGGGTCTGTGGGCGCATCGGGCGATTTGGCTCCGCTGGCGCACTTGTTCCTGCCGCTGATCGGCCTAGGAGAGGTTTATCACCAAGGAGAGCGGATGCCCACAGCCGCCGCCCTACAACAACACGGCCTCGCCCCCCTACAGCTAAGCGCCAAAGAAGGCTTGGGGCTCATCAATGGCACCCAGTTTATTCTAGCACACGCCATCGAGGGGGTGGAGCGCTTACACCGCGCCCTAGAGTGGGCTGATATGATTGGGGCGCTCTCTGTCGAAGCGCTGATGGGTTCGGCCAAGCCTTTTGATGCCCGCCTGCACGCCCTGCGACCTTTTGAAGGCAACCGCCTAGTAGCACAGCGCCTCAGCCGATTGTTAGAGGGCTCGGCCATTGTCAGTGCACACGCAGACTGCGACCGTGTGCAAGATCCCTACTCCTTGCGTTGTATGCCGCAAGTACACGGCGCCTCCCGCCAAGCTTGGCTACAACTCAAGCAACTGACTACCATAGAGCTAAACGCCGTTACTGACAACCCCGTCGTCTTGAGTGCCGAAGAGGCCATCAGTGGAGGCAATTTCCACGGGCAGCCGCTTGCCCTGCCGCTAGACTATGCCACCCTCGCCGCCGCTGAGCTGGGTAATATCGCTGATAGGCGCTGCTATCTTATGCTCGAAGGACGCTATGGGCTGCCCAAGCTGCTCTTAAAAGAAACCGGGCTCAACTCAGGCTTTATGATTCCTCAATATACCACGGCGGCCTTGGTATCCGAAAACAAATCGCTGTGCTTCCCTGCCTCTGCCGATAGTATCCCTACTTCGCTGGGCCAAGAAGATCACGTCTCGATGGGCTCTATCAGCGGACGCAAGCTCCACCAAGTACTCGACAACCTGGCCTTCATCCAAGCCATAGAGCTGCTCTATGCGGCACAAGCCCTTGAGTTTCGCCGCCCCCTGCAGAGTACTGCCCCCCTAGAGTCGCTGATGCAGCTCGTCCGCCAACAAGTCCCCTTCGCTACCAAGGATGAAGTGCTTTATGAATCTATACAGGCTTTGTATGGCTATTTGCAAAGTACCGAAGCCCAGCAATGGATTGCCCAATGGCAAGGGCTGAATGAAGGGTTTGAGGAATTTTTTATTTAA
- a CDS encoding acetyl-CoA hydrolase/transferase family protein, giving the protein MPLKPQTYQTVSAEEAVALIQSGQHIFVHGAAATPQTLLEALAARAGELSEVTIHHIHIEGTAPHAQPECRKAFRVNNFFVGKNTRAAVNEGAADYVPIFLSEIPLLFRRGIVALDVALLQVSPPDAHGYCSLGTSVDVALAAAQTARILIAEVNPQMPRTHGDGNIHISKFHKLVAVDRPLIQHPVKPLSEVERRIGHHVASLIDNGATLQMGIGAIPNAVLEALLHHKALGVHTEMFSDGLIPLVEAGVVTNEHKEKHRRHIVSGFVVGSQQVYDFIDDNPLVRLLDIAYVNDTAVIRQNPKVVAINSAIEVDLSGQVVSDSIGTRIYSGVGGQMDFIRGAALSDGGKPVIALPSTTSKGLSRITGLLNAGGGVVTTRAHVHYVVTEYGIAYLYGRSLRERAKALINIAHPDHRENLQKQARQTWGLSL; this is encoded by the coding sequence ATGCCATTAAAACCACAAACCTATCAGACTGTATCTGCCGAAGAGGCGGTAGCGCTCATCCAATCTGGGCAACATATCTTTGTACATGGCGCTGCAGCTACACCACAAACCCTGCTCGAAGCCCTAGCCGCAAGGGCAGGTGAGCTGTCAGAGGTTACCATACACCATATCCATATCGAAGGCACGGCTCCACACGCCCAACCAGAATGCCGTAAGGCTTTTCGGGTCAATAACTTTTTTGTGGGCAAAAATACCCGTGCCGCCGTCAATGAAGGCGCGGCAGATTATGTGCCTATTTTTTTGAGTGAAATCCCGTTGTTGTTCCGACGCGGTATCGTCGCCCTCGATGTAGCGCTTTTGCAAGTATCTCCTCCCGATGCCCACGGATATTGTAGCCTAGGCACTTCGGTCGATGTAGCCTTGGCGGCAGCCCAGACTGCCCGCATACTCATTGCGGAGGTGAACCCACAAATGCCACGCACACACGGCGACGGCAACATCCATATCAGCAAATTTCACAAACTAGTAGCCGTAGACCGCCCCCTCATACAGCACCCCGTCAAGCCTTTGAGTGAGGTAGAGCGCCGTATTGGGCATCACGTAGCCTCTCTGATTGACAACGGAGCCACCTTACAGATGGGTATTGGCGCTATCCCGAATGCCGTACTCGAAGCCCTCCTACACCATAAAGCCTTAGGAGTACATACAGAGATGTTTTCCGATGGGCTGATTCCTTTGGTAGAAGCCGGCGTGGTTACCAATGAGCATAAAGAAAAACACCGCCGCCATATTGTATCGGGCTTTGTAGTTGGCTCGCAGCAGGTCTACGATTTTATAGACGACAACCCGCTGGTGCGGTTGTTAGACATCGCGTATGTCAATGATACAGCTGTTATCCGACAAAACCCCAAGGTAGTGGCCATCAATAGCGCTATAGAGGTAGACCTCAGCGGTCAAGTAGTGTCTGATTCTATCGGAACGCGTATTTATTCAGGGGTTGGTGGGCAGATGGATTTCATCAGGGGGGCGGCGCTCTCCGACGGTGGAAAGCCCGTTATCGCCCTACCCTCTACTACTTCTAAGGGACTTAGCCGCATTACAGGGCTGCTCAATGCTGGAGGGGGCGTGGTAACTACCCGTGCGCATGTACACTATGTCGTTACCGAATATGGCATCGCTTACCTCTATGGTCGTAGTCTCCGCGAAAGAGCCAAAGCCCTTATCAATATAGCCCATCCTGACCATCGTGAAAACCTCCAAAAGCAAGCACGCCAAACTTGGGGGCTATCGCTATAA
- the gltX gene encoding glutamate--tRNA ligase, with the protein MNREVRVRFAPSPTGALHIGGVRTALYNYLFAKQQGGKFLIRIEDTDQTRFVPGAENYIFEALEWLGLTPDESPLHGGPHSPYRQSERKPMYREYAQRLVDEGKAYYAFDTAEELDEMRKRLTAAKVKSPQYNAITRMQMKNSLTLPADEVQERLDSGEPYVIRIKMPRKEEIRLHDIVRGWVMVHSSTLDDKVLMKSDGMPTYHLANVVDDHLMQITHVIRGEEWLPSAPLHVLLYQYLGWEATMPQFAHLPLILKPDGNGKLSKRDADQHGFPIFPLAWTEPESGTAVAGYREEGYLPEALTNFLAFLGWNPGTTQELFTLSELVETFSLERIGKSGTKFDIKKAHWFNQQYLRNKTNEELLAYLRADLSRAKLEGHTLNDTQLLQICELMKERATFPQDILAEGRFFFEAPTSFDTGLVAKKWTAAAAEVIQAYSQALNTGQPATWEAEAIKQLLHDTVEAKQAKLGQIMPALRIALTGAGAGPDLMILQELLGKEAVSQRLSFALQQLSVQA; encoded by the coding sequence ATGAATCGAGAAGTACGCGTACGATTTGCTCCTAGCCCCACCGGGGCACTGCACATTGGCGGTGTGCGCACCGCGCTATACAACTACCTGTTTGCCAAGCAACAAGGCGGTAAGTTTCTAATCCGTATAGAAGACACCGACCAGACGCGCTTTGTGCCCGGGGCGGAGAATTATATTTTTGAGGCTTTGGAGTGGCTAGGGCTCACGCCCGATGAGTCGCCGCTACACGGAGGCCCACATAGCCCCTACCGCCAGTCGGAGCGCAAGCCGATGTACCGTGAGTATGCGCAGCGCCTTGTAGACGAAGGCAAGGCCTATTATGCCTTCGATACCGCCGAGGAGCTCGATGAGATGCGCAAGCGCCTGACGGCGGCCAAGGTCAAATCGCCACAGTACAACGCCATCACACGGATGCAGATGAAAAATTCCCTGACCCTCCCCGCCGATGAGGTGCAGGAGCGCCTCGACTCGGGCGAGCCTTATGTCATCCGTATCAAAATGCCCCGCAAAGAGGAAATTCGCCTACACGACATCGTGCGCGGATGGGTGATGGTACACTCTTCGACCCTCGACGACAAGGTGCTGATGAAATCGGACGGGATGCCGACCTACCACCTAGCCAATGTGGTAGACGACCACCTGATGCAAATCACCCACGTAATCCGTGGGGAAGAGTGGCTGCCCTCGGCTCCGCTGCACGTATTGCTCTACCAATACCTAGGATGGGAGGCGACTATGCCGCAATTTGCCCACCTACCGCTTATCCTTAAGCCCGACGGCAACGGCAAGCTCAGCAAACGCGACGCCGACCAACACGGGTTCCCCATTTTCCCCCTCGCTTGGACAGAACCCGAAAGCGGCACAGCCGTAGCTGGTTATCGCGAAGAAGGCTATCTGCCGGAGGCGCTGACCAACTTCTTGGCCTTCTTGGGCTGGAACCCCGGCACTACTCAGGAATTGTTTACCCTATCTGAGTTGGTGGAGACTTTCAGCCTAGAGCGTATTGGTAAATCAGGGACTAAGTTTGATATCAAAAAAGCGCACTGGTTCAACCAACAGTACCTCCGCAACAAAACCAACGAGGAGTTGCTGGCCTACCTCCGTGCCGACCTCAGCCGCGCCAAGCTAGAGGGGCACACGCTCAACGATACACAACTGCTCCAAATCTGTGAGCTGATGAAGGAACGCGCTACTTTCCCACAGGATATTTTGGCCGAAGGCCGCTTTTTCTTCGAAGCACCTACTAGCTTCGACACCGGGTTGGTGGCCAAAAAATGGACTGCTGCCGCTGCCGAGGTGATTCAGGCCTACAGCCAAGCCCTCAATACCGGTCAGCCTGCCACTTGGGAGGCCGAAGCCATCAAACAGCTGCTCCACGACACCGTAGAGGCTAAGCAAGCCAAACTAGGCCAGATAATGCCCGCCCTCCGCATTGCGCTCACAGGTGCCGGCGCCGGCCCTGATTTGATGATTTTGCAGGAACTGCTAGGCAAGGAGGCCGTCAGCCAACGCCTGAGCTTTGCCCTACAGCAACTGAGCGTTCAGGCATAA
- a CDS encoding FecCD family ABC transporter permease, with protein sequence MSKLPTYEASTNTIAPPKLRQAWFWGLGVLMVLAFVLDVALGSVWIPPEAIIRSLLGDTQVPPIWVNIIYHLRLPRALTTALAGAALAVSGLQMQTLFQNPLAGPSVLGISAGAGLGVAIVVFGSGLSLSTASAAQGGFSVIVAAMLGAMAVLLLMLFLARRVSDIVVLLIVGVMVGQLSGALVSIGQYFSHPEQIQSYLVWTFGNTGAVSGVQLYWLAACVLLGLGGTWLSAKHLNALLLGETYAQSLGLPLMRLRLVVILMTGLMTGSVTAFCGPIAFIGIAVPHLVRTLLRSTNHQWLVPATALGGAGLLLLCDVVSKLPGSQISLPLNAITALIGAPVVIYVLLNVRRLRH encoded by the coding sequence ATGAGCAAACTACCCACTTACGAAGCCTCCACAAATACCATAGCCCCTCCCAAGCTGCGCCAAGCTTGGTTTTGGGGCTTGGGAGTATTGATGGTACTGGCCTTTGTATTGGATGTGGCATTAGGTTCGGTTTGGATTCCGCCGGAGGCGATTATACGTAGCCTATTGGGGGACACACAAGTACCCCCAATATGGGTCAACATCATCTACCATTTGCGGTTGCCCCGCGCCTTGACAACAGCCCTAGCCGGCGCAGCGCTGGCTGTCAGTGGGTTACAAATGCAGACCTTGTTTCAAAACCCTCTGGCAGGACCGTCGGTATTGGGTATCAGTGCCGGAGCCGGACTAGGGGTGGCCATCGTGGTCTTTGGTTCGGGCTTGAGCCTTTCTACTGCCAGCGCAGCACAAGGGGGATTTTCGGTCATTGTGGCGGCGATGTTGGGGGCAATGGCTGTACTGCTGTTGATGTTGTTTTTGGCACGGAGGGTATCCGATATTGTGGTACTTTTGATTGTGGGGGTGATGGTAGGGCAGCTCAGCGGTGCGTTGGTCAGCATTGGGCAATACTTCAGCCATCCCGAACAGATACAAAGTTATCTGGTCTGGACTTTTGGCAATACGGGCGCAGTATCGGGGGTGCAGCTCTATTGGCTTGCCGCCTGCGTATTGCTAGGCTTAGGAGGTACTTGGCTCTCGGCCAAACACCTCAATGCCTTACTCTTGGGCGAAACTTATGCACAGAGCCTAGGGCTGCCTTTGATGCGGCTACGGTTGGTAGTGATTCTTATGACTGGTTTGATGACCGGCAGCGTAACCGCCTTTTGCGGGCCTATTGCCTTTATCGGCATTGCAGTCCCACATCTGGTGCGCACCCTCTTGCGCAGCACCAATCACCAGTGGCTGGTGCCCGCAACGGCCTTGGGCGGTGCTGGGCTGCTCTTGCTCTGCGATGTTGTCAGTAAATTGCCGGGAAGTCAAATCAGCCTGCCTCTAAACGCCATTACCGCCCTTATTGGTGCGCCAGTGGTGATATATGTGTTGCTGAACGTGAGGCGATTGAGGCATTGA
- a CDS encoding ABC transporter ATP-binding protein, with translation MNTSDISAGPVPNAAIDTQCLSIGYGQRVLERGLSLSLLAGELTCLIGINGVGKSTLLRSLAGLQAPLGGQVYWGGVPLDQLSTTQRAKHMAWVSTARLGGNGMSVYELVAMGRYPYTNWWGRHTTQDHQQVSQAMVLTETTHLIDRPIQTLSDGEHQKVMIARALAQDTPVLMLDEPTAHLDLANRVMLLQLLRRLAHEQQKAILLTTHDLSLALQAADKLWLMQPEQKLITGIPEDLVLQGVFERIFARQGIDFDPQTGLFKMPTTQRRKIGLLGEEGISLHWTRQALERRGFEVSVQQQEAVCVQLHTLGQQPQWVTKTHNNQQTHYSLAEVIAEVEAL, from the coding sequence ATGAATACATCAGACATTTCCGCAGGGCCTGTGCCCAATGCTGCCATCGATACCCAGTGCCTGAGCATAGGCTACGGGCAGCGGGTCTTGGAGCGCGGCTTGTCTTTGTCTTTGCTAGCAGGGGAACTGACTTGCCTGATAGGAATCAATGGGGTCGGGAAATCAACCTTGTTGCGCTCGCTCGCCGGCCTACAGGCGCCGCTAGGCGGGCAAGTTTATTGGGGAGGCGTACCGCTAGACCAACTGAGCACCACACAACGTGCCAAGCATATGGCCTGGGTATCGACGGCTAGGCTGGGCGGCAATGGGATGTCGGTTTATGAGTTGGTGGCCATGGGGCGCTACCCCTATACCAACTGGTGGGGCCGCCATACAACCCAAGACCACCAACAGGTCAGCCAAGCGATGGTCTTGACGGAGACCACACACTTGATTGACCGACCTATACAGACTTTGAGCGATGGCGAACACCAAAAGGTGATGATAGCCAGGGCATTGGCCCAAGACACGCCTGTCTTGATGCTTGATGAGCCTACCGCCCACCTCGACTTGGCCAACAGGGTGATGCTGTTACAGCTATTGCGCCGCCTAGCCCACGAACAGCAGAAAGCCATCTTGTTGACTACCCACGACCTCTCGCTGGCGCTTCAGGCTGCGGATAAACTCTGGCTGATGCAGCCAGAACAAAAACTGATAACGGGCATCCCTGAAGATTTGGTACTGCAAGGGGTGTTTGAACGTATTTTTGCACGCCAAGGTATTGACTTTGACCCTCAAACGGGTTTGTTCAAGATGCCGACCACACAACGCCGCAAAATCGGCCTCCTAGGAGAAGAGGGCATCTCTCTACACTGGACGCGCCAAGCCCTCGAACGGCGAGGGTTCGAGGTGAGCGTCCAACAACAAGAGGCTGTCTGTGTGCAGTTGCATACCCTTGGCCAGCAACCCCAATGGGTTACCAAAACCCACAACAACCAACAAACCCATTATAGCCTTGCGGAGGTAATCGCAGAGGTGGAGGCGCTTTAG
- a CDS encoding bifunctional GNAT family N-acetyltransferase/carbon-nitrogen hydrolase family protein, with the protein MSHTQDQNTLSEEEHKLVLRNLKSTDYEDVVSLMRNIYQVGGVWRKEQLETLLKSFPEGQLCIADKGRVVAFALSLMIDSDDLEDTHTYAEITGNYRLNTHNANGNILYGIEIGVHQDYQGMRLGRRLYNARKELCEKLALKSIVAGGRMPNYHLYKDKLSPKEYIEGVKMKEIYDPVLTFQLSNGFHVKKVLKDYLPYDQESDAYATLIEWHNIYYTKKKTPFNTRRTNVRIGVVQWQMRHTPSLDSFMDNVEFFVDAVSGYKADFVLFPEYFNAPLMAAFNEMGSAQAIRHLAQHTEEIRLRMVDLALSYNINIIAGSMPVYEEGSLYNVSYLCRRDGTCEAQYKIHPTPSEVAEWGMQGGNQLQVFQTDAGKIGILICYDSEFPELSRLLADEGMEILFVPFSTDMQSGYQRVQICSKARAIENECYVAIAGSVGNLPKVINMDIQYAQSAIFSPSDFSFPQNAIIAEGTPNNEMTIVADVDLKLLKNLHLRGSVRNLQDRRKDLYEVRRLPKKPTNGQQPHIN; encoded by the coding sequence ATGTCTCACACACAAGACCAAAACACCCTTTCTGAAGAAGAACATAAGCTAGTTCTTCGCAACTTGAAATCAACTGATTATGAAGACGTTGTATCGCTGATGCGCAACATCTATCAGGTAGGTGGCGTATGGCGCAAAGAGCAGCTAGAAACCCTCCTGAAGAGCTTCCCTGAAGGGCAGCTTTGTATTGCTGACAAAGGCCGCGTAGTGGCTTTTGCGCTCTCACTGATGATTGATTCTGACGATTTAGAAGATACCCACACCTACGCCGAAATCACGGGAAATTACCGCCTCAATACACACAATGCCAATGGCAATATTCTGTATGGCATCGAAATAGGCGTACATCAAGATTACCAAGGGATGCGCCTTGGTCGCAGGCTTTACAATGCGCGCAAGGAACTATGCGAAAAGCTGGCACTCAAATCGATTGTGGCCGGTGGCCGAATGCCCAACTACCACCTTTACAAAGACAAACTCTCTCCCAAGGAATATATTGAAGGAGTAAAGATGAAGGAAATCTATGATCCTGTGTTGACTTTTCAGCTCAGCAATGGTTTCCACGTCAAGAAGGTGTTGAAAGATTACCTGCCCTACGACCAAGAGTCTGATGCGTATGCTACGCTCATTGAGTGGCACAATATCTATTATACCAAAAAGAAAACACCGTTCAACACCCGCCGTACCAATGTGCGCATAGGGGTTGTACAGTGGCAGATGCGCCATACGCCTTCACTTGACTCTTTTATGGACAATGTGGAGTTTTTTGTGGATGCAGTTTCGGGCTACAAGGCCGACTTTGTGCTCTTCCCTGAGTATTTCAATGCCCCCCTGATGGCCGCCTTCAACGAAATGGGTAGCGCTCAGGCTATCCGCCATCTGGCTCAACATACCGAAGAAATTCGCCTGAGAATGGTAGACTTGGCCCTGAGCTACAACATCAATATCATTGCCGGCAGTATGCCTGTATACGAAGAGGGCAGCCTCTACAATGTGTCATATCTCTGTCGCCGCGATGGGACTTGCGAAGCCCAATACAAAATCCACCCTACGCCGAGCGAAGTGGCTGAATGGGGAATGCAAGGAGGCAACCAACTCCAAGTATTTCAGACGGATGCGGGCAAGATTGGGATTTTGATTTGTTATGACTCAGAGTTCCCTGAGCTGAGCCGTCTGCTAGCCGATGAGGGGATGGAAATCCTTTTTGTTCCTTTTTCTACAGATATGCAAAGTGGTTATCAGCGTGTGCAGATATGTTCCAAAGCACGCGCCATCGAAAACGAATGTTATGTAGCCATTGCGGGCAGCGTAGGCAACCTGCCCAAGGTCATCAATATGGACATCCAGTATGCGCAGTCGGCCATCTTCTCCCCTTCTGACTTTTCGTTCCCTCAGAATGCCATCATTGCCGAAGGCACTCCCAACAACGAGATGACCATCGTAGCAGATGTAGACCTCAAGCTCCTCAAAAACCTGCACTTGCGGGGTAGCGTCCGCAACCTCCAAGATCGGCGCAAAGACCTCTACGAGGTACGCCGCCTTCCCAAAAAGCCAACTAATGGGCAGCAGCCACACATTAATTAA
- a CDS encoding glycosyltransferase family 4 protein, translating to MQLIVYVLSNVTDAVAFEWISTHLDKSRFRLHFVLLNPEERCRLVDFFESQHIPYTWLPYHHKRQLPGVVWRLYRLLGKLRPTAVHTHLFEASLAGLLAARLAGVRQRIHTRHHATLHHRYFPRAVWYDKAVNALSTDIVAISENVRRVLLEKERVSPQKISLIHHGFLWEHFEAVSPERVAAFRERYQLPEGRWVVGVISRYIHLKGIEYIIEGFEQLLTQAPEACLVLANATGDYAGVIRQKLQTLPADSYREIVFERDIAAFYALMQAFVHVPIDPEVEAFGQIYIEAMAAGVPSIVTLSGVAPEYIQDGLQAWVVPFEDGPAIGQQLLRIYQNPQEAKDITQKAQETVRRRFALKNMVNRLEALYQKNSPKY from the coding sequence ATGCAGTTGATTGTCTATGTGCTTTCTAATGTTACGGATGCGGTGGCGTTTGAGTGGATCAGCACACACCTAGACAAATCGCGCTTTCGGCTGCATTTTGTGCTGCTCAACCCTGAGGAGCGCTGCCGTCTGGTCGATTTTTTTGAATCCCAGCACATTCCTTACACTTGGCTGCCCTACCACCACAAGCGCCAGCTCCCGGGCGTGGTGTGGCGGCTTTATCGGCTATTGGGCAAGCTGCGCCCTACGGCAGTACATACCCACCTTTTTGAAGCCAGCCTTGCCGGGCTGTTGGCAGCACGTTTGGCCGGTGTGCGGCAGCGCATCCATACCCGCCATCACGCCACCCTACACCACCGTTACTTCCCGAGGGCGGTTTGGTACGACAAGGCCGTCAATGCCCTCTCTACCGATATTGTGGCTATTTCGGAAAACGTACGGCGTGTGTTGTTGGAAAAGGAGCGCGTGTCTCCGCAGAAAATCAGCCTGATACATCACGGCTTTTTGTGGGAGCATTTCGAGGCTGTCAGTCCTGAGCGCGTGGCTGCTTTCAGGGAGCGCTACCAACTGCCGGAAGGGCGCTGGGTAGTAGGGGTGATTTCGCGCTATATCCACCTCAAAGGAATTGAGTATATCATCGAGGGCTTTGAGCAACTCCTAACACAAGCACCAGAGGCCTGTTTGGTCTTGGCCAATGCTACGGGCGACTATGCCGGCGTTATCCGGCAAAAACTCCAGACCCTACCTGCCGACAGCTATCGCGAGATTGTATTTGAGCGGGATATCGCGGCTTTTTATGCCCTGATGCAAGCCTTCGTACACGTACCCATAGACCCTGAGGTAGAGGCTTTTGGGCAAATTTATATCGAGGCGATGGCCGCCGGAGTACCCTCAATCGTTACGCTTTCGGGCGTAGCTCCGGAGTATATCCAAGATGGCTTACAGGCCTGGGTGGTGCCTTTTGAAGATGGCCCAGCCATTGGGCAGCAGCTGCTTCGAATTTATCAAAACCCTCAGGAGGCCAAGGACATTACCCAAAAAGCACAAGAAACGGTGCGTCGTCGATTTGCGCTCAAGAATATGGTGAATCGATTGGAGGCCTTATACCAAAAAAACAGCCCCAAGTACTGA
- a CDS encoding ATP-binding protein: MVELLTNALIHRDYFIRDTIKLFVFQNRVEIISPGKLPNNLTLEQAKRGIRKKRNDILDSLAPELLQYKGAESGILRALKAHPHIEFVNDTEAEQFTAIIYWPDLGV, from the coding sequence TTGGTAGAGTTGCTGACCAATGCATTGATTCATCGCGACTATTTTATTCGTGATACAATCAAGCTTTTTGTATTTCAGAATAGGGTCGAAATCATCAGCCCCGGTAAATTGCCCAACAACCTCACACTTGAACAGGCCAAAAGGGGGATTCGCAAAAAACGCAACGACATCCTCGACTCCCTCGCCCCAGAGTTGCTTCAATACAAAGGAGCTGAGAGCGGTATTTTGCGGGCACTCAAAGCGCACCCACACATTGAGTTTGTCAACGATACCGAAGCCGAACAGTTTACAGCCATCATCTACTGGCCAGATTTGGGTGTGTAG